The Cygnus atratus isolate AKBS03 ecotype Queensland, Australia chromosome 7, CAtr_DNAZoo_HiC_assembly, whole genome shotgun sequence genome includes a window with the following:
- the MYOZ1 gene encoding myozenin-1 isoform X1 — translation MPLAGTPAPVKRKKSTKLIGKLTHEDMPQEVSKLNLGKKISIPRDVMLEELSLLTNKGSKMFKLRQLRVEKFIYENNPDAFTDNSVDHFQKFIPPGGHYGEDADGYAHGRMVGGVTAGQHGSDGKSGGKKVAIFKTYISPWERAMGISPEDKSQLTIDLLSYSPKADFPHYKSFNRTAMPYGGYEKAAKRMTFKVPQFDICPLLPESIMLYNQNFRNRPSFNRTPIPWMPSGESSEYHTEVNVPRSGETEEL, via the exons ATGCCCCTTGCAGGGACTCCTGCTcctgttaaaaggaaaaagtccaCTAAACTCATTGGGAAGCTGACACACGAAG ACATGCCACAAGAGGTATCCAAGCTGAACCTGGGGAAGAAGATCAGCATCCCCAGAGATGTGATGCTAGAAGAGCTTTCTCTCCTCACTAACAAAGGATCCAAGATGTTCAAATTACGACAGCTGAGGGTGGAGAAGTTCATTTATGAGAATAACCCTGATGCCTTTACCGACAATTCTGTG GATCACTTTCAGAAGTTTATCCCACCGGGCGGGCATTATGGGGAAGATGCTGATGGCTATGCCCACGGGCGGATGGTAGGAGGAGTGACGGCAGGGCAGCATGGCTCTG ATGGAAAGTCAGGAGGCAAAAAAGTCGCTATATTTAAAACTTACATCTCCCCCTGGGAACGAGCAATGGGTATTAGCCCTGAGGATAAAAGTCAGTTGACCATTGACTTACTGTCCTACAGTCCCAAAGCTGATTTCCCCCATTACAAATCTTTTAACAG GACTGCCATGCCTTACGGGGGTTATGAGAAAGCAGCCAAACGGATGACTTTCAAGGTGCCTCAGTTTGATATTTGCCCTCTGCTTCCGGAATCTATCATGTTATATAAtcaaaatttcagaaacagaccCTCCTTCAACAGAACCCCAATACCTTGGATGCCTTCAGGAGAGTCCTCTGAGTATCATACTGAGGTCAATGTGCCGAGAAGTGGTGAAACAGAAGAGCTGTAA
- the MYOZ1 gene encoding myozenin-1 isoform X2 encodes MPQEVSKLNLGKKISIPRDVMLEELSLLTNKGSKMFKLRQLRVEKFIYENNPDAFTDNSVDHFQKFIPPGGHYGEDADGYAHGRMVGGVTAGQHGSDGKSGGKKVAIFKTYISPWERAMGISPEDKSQLTIDLLSYSPKADFPHYKSFNRTAMPYGGYEKAAKRMTFKVPQFDICPLLPESIMLYNQNFRNRPSFNRTPIPWMPSGESSEYHTEVNVPRSGETEEL; translated from the exons ATGCCACAAGAGGTATCCAAGCTGAACCTGGGGAAGAAGATCAGCATCCCCAGAGATGTGATGCTAGAAGAGCTTTCTCTCCTCACTAACAAAGGATCCAAGATGTTCAAATTACGACAGCTGAGGGTGGAGAAGTTCATTTATGAGAATAACCCTGATGCCTTTACCGACAATTCTGTG GATCACTTTCAGAAGTTTATCCCACCGGGCGGGCATTATGGGGAAGATGCTGATGGCTATGCCCACGGGCGGATGGTAGGAGGAGTGACGGCAGGGCAGCATGGCTCTG ATGGAAAGTCAGGAGGCAAAAAAGTCGCTATATTTAAAACTTACATCTCCCCCTGGGAACGAGCAATGGGTATTAGCCCTGAGGATAAAAGTCAGTTGACCATTGACTTACTGTCCTACAGTCCCAAAGCTGATTTCCCCCATTACAAATCTTTTAACAG GACTGCCATGCCTTACGGGGGTTATGAGAAAGCAGCCAAACGGATGACTTTCAAGGTGCCTCAGTTTGATATTTGCCCTCTGCTTCCGGAATCTATCATGTTATATAAtcaaaatttcagaaacagaccCTCCTTCAACAGAACCCCAATACCTTGGATGCCTTCAGGAGAGTCCTCTGAGTATCATACTGAGGTCAATGTGCCGAGAAGTGGTGAAACAGAAGAGCTGTAA